From the Flavobacteriales bacterium genome, one window contains:
- a CDS encoding helix-turn-helix domain-containing protein encodes MRKQFTVIGQQLKALRQQAGYTSYAGFAWDNDLPKTQYGRMEKGTNCTLKSLQRVLDIHGLSFGEFFELVESKTSSV; translated from the coding sequence ATGAGGAAACAGTTTACAGTAATCGGTCAGCAACTGAAAGCGCTTCGCCAACAGGCAGGTTACACCAGCTATGCCGGTTTCGCTTGGGATAATGATTTGCCAAAAACGCAGTACGGGCGCATGGAAAAAGGAACAAATTGTACGCTTAAATCTTTACAAAGAGTTTTGGATATTCATGGCTTGTCTTTTGGGGAGTTCTTTGAGTTAGTGGAAAGCAAGACTTCTTCGGTTTAG
- the accC gene encoding acetyl-CoA carboxylase biotin carboxylase subunit: MFSKILIANRGEIALRVIRTCKEMGIKTVAVYSTADADSLHVRFADEAVCVGPGPSSESYLNIPNIIAAAEITNADAIHPGYGFLSENAKFSKICGENGIKFIGASPEMIEGMGDKAAAKETMKKAGVPTIPGSDGLINDFPHCKKLAEEIGYPVMLKATAGGGGRGMRLVWKATELEAAWDSARQESAAAFGNDGMYMEKFIEDPRHIEIQIIGDSTGKACHLSERDCSVQRRHQKLVEETPSPFMTDELREAMGKAAVKAAESVKYEGAGTVEFLVDKHRNFYFMEMNTRIQVEHPITEEVVDYDLICEQIKVAAGIKISGKNYYPQLHAIECRINAEDPYNDFRPSPGKITNFHAPGGHGIRIDTHVYANYIIPPNYDSMIAKLITVAQTREEAIAKMKRALEEFVIEGVKTTIPFHLQLMSNPDFINGNYTTKFMDTFELK; encoded by the coding sequence ATGTTTAGCAAAATATTAATAGCCAATAGAGGCGAGATAGCACTAAGAGTTATCCGTACTTGTAAAGAAATGGGCATCAAAACAGTTGCTGTTTATTCTACTGCCGATGCCGACAGTTTACACGTTAGATTTGCCGATGAAGCCGTTTGCGTAGGCCCAGGTCCATCTAGCGAATCTTATTTGAATATCCCTAACATCATAGCCGCAGCCGAAATTACCAATGCTGATGCTATACACCCAGGTTATGGTTTCCTTTCCGAAAACGCCAAGTTCTCAAAGATATGTGGCGAAAATGGTATCAAATTTATTGGTGCCTCACCAGAAATGATTGAAGGTATGGGCGATAAAGCCGCCGCCAAAGAAACCATGAAAAAGGCTGGAGTGCCCACCATACCAGGTTCTGATGGTCTTATTAATGACTTTCCACACTGTAAAAAACTAGCTGAAGAAATCGGCTATCCCGTTATGCTAAAAGCTACCGCTGGTGGTGGCGGTAGAGGTATGCGCTTGGTATGGAAAGCCACTGAGCTAGAAGCCGCTTGGGACTCCGCCAGACAAGAGTCGGCAGCAGCCTTCGGCAACGATGGTATGTATATGGAGAAATTCATAGAAGACCCAAGACATATAGAAATACAAATCATTGGCGATAGCACCGGAAAAGCCTGTCACCTTTCTGAAAGAGACTGTTCGGTACAGAGAAGACACCAAAAGCTAGTCGAAGAAACGCCATCGCCATTCATGACCGATGAGCTGAGAGAGGCTATGGGAAAAGCCGCTGTAAAAGCCGCCGAATCGGTGAAATACGAAGGGGCAGGAACAGTAGAGTTTTTAGTGGACAAACACCGTAACTTCTACTTCATGGAGATGAATACACGTATTCAGGTAGAACACCCCATTACAGAAGAAGTAGTGGACTACGACCTCATCTGTGAGCAAATCAAAGTAGCGGCAGGGATAAAAATATCAGGTAAAAACTATTACCCACAACTGCATGCTATAGAGTGTCGTATCAATGCCGAAGATCCTTACAACGACTTCAGACCAAGTCCGGGTAAGATTACCAACTTTCACGCTCCGGGAGGGCACGGCATACGTATAGATACTCACGTCTATGCCAACTACATTATACCGCCCAATTACGATTCTATGATAGCTAAGCTCATAACAGTGGCACAAACCCGAGAGGAAGCCATCGCTAAGATGAAAAGAGCCTTAGAAGAATTTGTGATAGAAGGCGTAAAGACAACCATACCTTTCCACCTACAACTCATGAGCAATCCTGACTTCATAAACGGTAACTATACCACTAAGTTTATGGATACTTTTGAGCTGAAGTAG
- a CDS encoding efflux RND transporter permease subunit, with the protein MSNRYFKITNLSLRNKTTVFILTALLTLFGIFSYKSMPKSLYPDIVMPTIMVQTVYPGNSPADIENLITRPLEKEIKSVKGLKKLTSTSVQDNSSVILEFNTDIELKVALQDVKDAVDKAKSDLPSDLDMDPMVMDIDFSEFPILNINLSGDFSLDELKIHAEYLQDEIEAFSEISKVDITGLLDKEIKVEVDLHRMEMSQVSFRDIEDAISFENTSIAGGDVLIGDTRRMVRTSAEFTSAEEIANIIVKHEKGNIVYLKDIALVSDGYEDRESYARLDTQPVVSLNVVKKSGENLLEATDKIMSLLATAKQSKILPENLTISITNDQSEQTRDQLSNLENSIIFGVILVVLVLLFFLGLRNALFVGMAIPLSMFISFVVLGGMGTTMNMVVLFALILALGMLVDNAIVVIENIDRLYRQEGLSRMEAAKQGVGEIAIAIISSTLTTLAAFFPLLFWEDLMGEFMGYIPMTLIIVLGSSLFVALVINPVFASQFVKKDERSAPNKKKLKKTSIYSAVLAIVFYLIGYRMLGSLALAFALLNLVNGLYLTPLSHTFQDKFLVRLERRYSRVLNWALKGRQPLKLLVGTFGLLIFSIVFFALMKPNVEFFPVNEPKYINVFLEMPEATDVVATDSLARVVEQKVITILEPYKHAVSSVLTNVGAGTSDPNEMGGANGITPNKARITINFVEFKYRDGVITGDVMKELSASLVGIPGVDISVDKNRDGPPMGRPINMEITGDNFDQLLLISEDIQQLIEQENIAGIEGLKVDLEMNKAELLVNIDRDMARRMGISTAQVGSTIRTALFGKEVSKFKDGEDEYPITIRLADKYRYDVSSLMNQRITFRSQSNGRIMQIPVSSVADYTYNNTYGSVNRKDMKRQVTIYSNVIEGYNENAINEQLKKLLADYPMPESYDLQFTGKQQEQEQTQDFLSKALMIAVALITLILVSQFNSAFKPIIIIMTVLFSTIGVFLGLAIFNMDFVIIMTGIGIVSLAGIVVNNAIVLIDYIDLLKSRKRQELGLEENAKLDAKSAVECIKEAGQKRLRPVLLTAITTVLGLLPLATGMNINFATLLTEFNPQIFFGGDNAIFWGPMAWTVIFGLTFATFLTLVIVPVLYLLFDKLKNKIVSN; encoded by the coding sequence CCAAGTCCTTGTATCCAGATATCGTTATGCCAACGATAATGGTACAAACTGTTTATCCTGGTAATTCGCCTGCCGATATAGAAAACCTCATTACTCGACCATTAGAGAAAGAGATTAAGTCGGTCAAAGGCCTAAAAAAATTAACCTCTACCTCTGTACAAGACAATTCATCGGTTATTTTAGAATTTAACACCGACATAGAATTAAAAGTCGCTTTACAAGATGTTAAAGATGCGGTTGATAAAGCCAAAAGTGATTTGCCATCTGACTTAGATATGGACCCGATGGTTATGGACATTGACTTTTCGGAGTTCCCTATTTTGAACATCAACCTTTCAGGAGATTTTAGTTTAGATGAGTTAAAAATTCATGCTGAATATTTACAAGATGAGATAGAGGCCTTTTCTGAGATTTCTAAAGTTGATATTACGGGTTTATTAGATAAAGAAATAAAAGTTGAAGTGGACTTGCATCGTATGGAAATGAGTCAAGTTAGCTTTAGAGATATAGAAGATGCTATTTCTTTTGAAAATACCTCCATTGCAGGTGGTGATGTGCTTATTGGAGATACTAGAAGAATGGTACGAACTTCAGCCGAATTTACTTCAGCCGAAGAAATAGCCAATATCATAGTCAAACACGAGAAAGGTAATATTGTTTATTTGAAAGATATTGCTTTGGTAAGTGATGGCTACGAAGATAGAGAAAGTTATGCTAGACTAGATACACAGCCAGTAGTTTCCTTAAATGTGGTTAAAAAAAGTGGGGAGAATCTGCTAGAAGCTACGGACAAAATCATGTCCCTATTAGCGACTGCTAAACAATCTAAGATACTCCCTGAAAATTTAACTATTTCTATTACAAACGACCAGTCTGAGCAAACAAGAGACCAGCTTAGCAACTTAGAGAACAGCATCATTTTTGGTGTGATTTTGGTAGTTTTAGTACTCCTCTTTTTCTTGGGTTTGCGTAACGCCTTATTTGTCGGTATGGCTATCCCACTATCTATGTTTATCAGTTTTGTGGTGCTAGGTGGTATGGGCACAACTATGAATATGGTGGTTTTGTTCGCCCTTATTTTAGCTTTAGGTATGTTGGTAGATAACGCCATTGTGGTTATTGAAAATATCGACCGACTGTACAGGCAAGAAGGACTTAGTAGAATGGAGGCCGCCAAACAAGGTGTTGGTGAAATAGCAATCGCTATTATTTCTTCCACCTTAACAACTCTAGCGGCTTTTTTCCCACTCTTATTTTGGGAAGATTTGATGGGGGAGTTTATGGGCTATATCCCCATGACTTTAATAATAGTTTTAGGGTCTTCTTTATTTGTGGCTTTAGTCATAAATCCGGTCTTTGCTTCTCAGTTTGTGAAAAAAGATGAGCGTTCTGCACCGAACAAGAAGAAACTTAAAAAGACCTCTATTTACTCAGCCGTATTAGCGATAGTATTCTATCTTATAGGCTACAGAATGTTAGGTTCTTTAGCTTTAGCTTTTGCTTTATTGAACTTAGTAAACGGCTTGTACCTAACGCCTTTATCACATACTTTCCAAGATAAATTTTTAGTGCGTTTAGAAAGACGATACTCTAGAGTTTTAAATTGGGCACTTAAGGGCAGACAACCATTAAAGTTATTAGTAGGGACATTTGGATTGTTGATTTTTTCAATTGTATTCTTTGCTTTAATGAAGCCTAATGTAGAGTTTTTCCCTGTCAACGAGCCTAAGTATATCAATGTATTTCTAGAAATGCCTGAGGCGACAGATGTTGTAGCAACCGATTCTTTGGCTCGTGTTGTTGAGCAAAAAGTTATCACTATTTTAGAACCTTATAAGCATGCTGTTTCTTCTGTATTGACTAATGTAGGAGCAGGGACCTCTGATCCCAACGAAATGGGGGGAGCTAATGGCATTACTCCTAACAAGGCCAGAATAACAATTAATTTTGTAGAATTCAAATACAGAGATGGTGTCATTACGGGAGATGTAATGAAAGAACTTTCAGCCTCTTTGGTAGGTATACCGGGGGTTGACATTAGCGTGGATAAAAATAGAGATGGACCTCCTATGGGGCGTCCTATTAATATGGAAATTACAGGTGATAATTTCGACCAATTGTTATTGATTTCTGAAGATATTCAACAGCTTATAGAACAAGAAAACATTGCTGGTATAGAAGGCTTAAAAGTAGATTTAGAAATGAATAAAGCTGAACTATTGGTAAATATTGACCGTGATATGGCTCGTCGTATGGGAATTTCTACGGCTCAAGTAGGCTCAACCATTCGTACCGCTTTATTTGGTAAAGAAGTGTCTAAATTTAAAGATGGAGAAGACGAGTACCCTATTACCATACGATTGGCAGACAAATACCGCTACGATGTATCTTCATTGATGAATCAACGCATTACCTTTAGAAGTCAATCCAATGGTAGGATTATGCAAATTCCTGTTTCTTCAGTGGCCGACTATACCTACAATAACACTTACGGTTCGGTCAACAGAAAGGATATGAAGCGTCAAGTGACTATTTACTCTAATGTCATTGAGGGATACAACGAGAATGCTATCAACGAACAGTTGAAGAAACTATTAGCAGATTACCCTATGCCTGAAAGTTACGACTTGCAGTTTACTGGCAAACAACAAGAACAGGAGCAAACTCAAGACTTTTTATCTAAAGCTTTAATGATTGCCGTTGCTTTGATTACTTTGATATTGGTATCGCAATTTAATTCGGCTTTCAAGCCCATCATCATTATTATGACGGTACTATTCAGCACCATAGGGGTATTCTTAGGCTTAGCCATTTTCAACATGGATTTTGTCATTATTATGACTGGTATAGGTATTGTTTCTTTAGCAGGTATAGTGGTCAACAACGCCATTGTATTGATAGATTACATCGATTTGTTAAAGAGTCGCAAAAGGCAAGAATTAGGACTAGAAGAAAATGCTAAATTAGATGCTAAATCGGCAGTAGAGTGTATCAAAGAGGCGGGGCAAAAACGTTTAAGACCCGTATTATTGACTGCCATTACTACGGTACTTGGACTGTTACCTTTAGCTACGGGTATGAATATCAATTTTGCTACTTTATTGACGGAGTTTAACCCTCAAATATTCTTTGGTGGCGATAATGCCATATTCTGGGGGCCAATGGCATGGACAGTTATTTTTGGTTTGACTTTTGCAACCTTCTTAACCCTAGTCATTGTGCCAGTTCTTTACTTATTATTCGATAAGCTAAAGAATAAAATAGTTAGTAATTGA
- the accB gene encoding acetyl-CoA carboxylase biotin carboxyl carrier protein, whose translation MDIKEIQELIKFVAKSGATEVNLEIDNVKISIKSPAKKGAVPETTIIQQIPVAQNPAAVMPTAAPAPAAPATPAVDAPAKAEPSDDDKYITVKSPMIGTFYRKPSPDKDTFVNVGDTIKSGDVLCVIEAMKLFNEIESELSGKIVKVLVDDSTPVEYDQPLFIVDPS comes from the coding sequence ATGGACATTAAAGAAATTCAAGAATTAATAAAGTTTGTTGCCAAGTCTGGCGCAACGGAAGTCAATTTGGAAATTGATAATGTAAAAATATCCATTAAATCACCGGCTAAGAAAGGTGCTGTTCCAGAGACAACTATCATACAGCAAATCCCTGTGGCACAAAACCCAGCGGCAGTAATGCCTACTGCTGCTCCTGCTCCAGCAGCACCAGCTACTCCAGCGGTCGATGCTCCGGCCAAGGCTGAGCCTAGCGATGACGACAAATACATTACTGTAAAATCGCCTATGATAGGAACTTTCTACAGAAAACCTTCTCCAGATAAAGATACCTTCGTCAATGTTGGCGATACCATCAAATCAGGCGATGTGCTTTGTGTGATAGAAGCTATGAAACTCTTCAACGAAATAGAATCCGAGTTGAGTGGAAAAATAGTTAAGGTGTTGGTAGATGATTCTACTCCTGTAGAATACGACCAACCTCTATTCATAGTCGATCCTTCCTAA
- a CDS encoding GIY-YIG nuclease family protein produces the protein MKGWVYILECADGSYYTGSTKQLEYRLFQHQRGKGANHTKKRLPVKLVYVDEFDRIDKAFYREKQIQGWSRKKKEALIQGMPEKLHELARCLNESSHLNHGGFDSAQPPKEFDSAQPPTSDTDFDAD, from the coding sequence ATGAAAGGCTGGGTGTATATCTTAGAATGTGCCGATGGTAGTTATTATACTGGCAGTACTAAACAACTTGAATACCGATTATTCCAACATCAAAGGGGTAAAGGAGCAAATCATACTAAAAAGAGGCTACCTGTAAAGCTCGTTTATGTCGATGAATTCGACCGAATAGATAAGGCGTTCTACAGAGAAAAACAGATTCAAGGCTGGAGCAGAAAGAAAAAGGAAGCCTTGATACAAGGAATGCCTGAAAAACTCCATGAATTAGCACGTTGTTTGAATGAGAGTAGTCATTTGAATCACGGTGGTTTCGACTCCGCTCAACCCCCGAAAGAGTTTGACTCCGCTCAACCACCAACTTCTGACACTGACTTTGACGCTGACTGA
- the plsX gene encoding phosphate acyltransferase PlsX, with the protein MTKVRIGIDVMGGDFAPSATIEGSVLALNHLADGIEIVLIGDQDQITSELKKHQVDASAFSIVHAPDIIEMGEHPTKAFVQKPNSSIAVGFGLLKKGQIDGFASAGNTGAMFVGGYMSVKPIPGILRPCISSVLPKLDGGVNVILDVGANADCKADVLYQFGILGSLFAEHVCGVKTPRVGLLNIGEEETKGNMLTIAAHEMMKDSTDFNFCGNIESRHLFDDECDVIVCDGFSGNVILKQAESVYSLIKQRQIEDDYFDRFNYENYGGTPILGLNKTVVIGHGISNAVAIKNMIVLTADVVEADLTTKILNNFNND; encoded by the coding sequence ATGACTAAAGTTCGAATAGGTATAGATGTAATGGGTGGGGATTTTGCCCCGTCAGCGACAATTGAGGGGAGCGTATTAGCCTTAAACCACCTTGCCGACGGTATCGAAATAGTTCTAATTGGCGACCAAGACCAGATAACTAGCGAACTTAAAAAACACCAAGTCGATGCATCTGCATTTAGTATCGTTCACGCCCCCGATATCATAGAAATGGGCGAACACCCCACCAAAGCATTCGTTCAAAAACCCAACTCTAGTATTGCCGTAGGCTTCGGTCTGCTCAAAAAAGGCCAAATAGATGGCTTTGCTAGTGCTGGAAATACAGGTGCTATGTTTGTCGGCGGATACATGTCTGTCAAGCCAATTCCAGGTATTTTACGCCCTTGTATATCTTCTGTCTTACCCAAATTAGATGGCGGCGTAAACGTCATACTTGATGTAGGGGCAAATGCCGATTGCAAAGCCGACGTATTGTACCAATTTGGTATCCTCGGCTCTCTATTTGCTGAGCACGTTTGCGGTGTAAAAACACCACGTGTCGGACTGTTAAACATTGGCGAAGAAGAAACCAAAGGCAATATGCTAACTATCGCCGCTCACGAAATGATGAAAGACAGCACAGACTTTAACTTCTGTGGTAATATCGAAAGCCGACACCTCTTCGATGACGAATGTGACGTCATAGTATGTGACGGTTTTAGCGGAAATGTTATACTCAAACAAGCAGAATCGGTATATTCTCTCATCAAACAACGCCAAATAGAAGACGACTATTTCGATAGGTTCAATTACGAAAACTATGGCGGAACACCCATTTTAGGGCTTAATAAAACCGTTGTAATAGGTCACGGAATCTCTAATGCTGTTGCTATAAAAAACATGATAGTGCTAACAGCAGATGTGGTAGAGGCCGATCTCACAACAAAAATTTTAAACAACTTCAATAATGACTAA
- a CDS encoding ketoacyl-ACP synthase III: MTKLRAAITGVHGYVPEYVLTNQELETMVDTNDEWITTRTGIKERRILKGEGLASSDLGVGAIEGLLQKRGVAAEEIDCIICATATPDMIFPSTACIIADKIGAKNAFAYDLMAACSGFLFSVATAAKYIETGAYKKIIVVGADKMSSIVDYTDRQTCIIFGDGAGAVLLEPNEEGLGVQDSIMKSNGEGRHYLRMTGGGSYHPASEETIKNKEHFIHQEGQTVFKFAVKGMADVSGEIMERNNLKGEDIAWLVPHQANKRIIDATANRMGVGTDKVMLNIQRYGNTTNGTIPLCLWEWENQLNKGDNLILAAFGGGFTWGSIYLKWAYDSK, encoded by the coding sequence ATGACTAAGCTTAGAGCTGCCATAACTGGCGTTCACGGATACGTACCCGAATACGTATTAACCAATCAAGAATTAGAAACAATGGTAGATACCAATGACGAGTGGATAACCACCCGAACAGGTATCAAAGAAAGACGAATATTAAAAGGCGAAGGCTTAGCCTCCTCAGACCTAGGTGTAGGTGCTATTGAAGGATTACTCCAAAAAAGAGGCGTTGCAGCCGAAGAAATAGACTGCATCATCTGTGCTACTGCAACTCCTGATATGATATTTCCATCAACAGCTTGTATTATAGCCGATAAGATAGGTGCTAAAAACGCCTTTGCATACGACCTCATGGCGGCCTGTTCAGGCTTTTTATTTTCGGTAGCAACAGCAGCCAAATACATAGAAACAGGAGCTTACAAAAAAATTATTGTAGTCGGCGCAGACAAGATGTCTTCCATAGTGGACTACACCGACCGACAAACGTGTATCATCTTTGGCGATGGCGCTGGTGCTGTTTTACTAGAGCCCAATGAAGAGGGTTTAGGCGTACAAGATTCTATCATGAAAAGTAATGGCGAAGGACGCCACTACCTACGCATGACGGGTGGCGGCTCGTACCACCCTGCCTCCGAAGAAACCATAAAAAATAAAGAGCACTTCATACACCAAGAAGGTCAAACGGTATTTAAATTTGCCGTAAAAGGTATGGCCGATGTTTCTGGTGAAATTATGGAAAGAAATAACCTCAAAGGTGAGGATATCGCTTGGCTAGTGCCTCATCAAGCTAACAAAAGAATCATAGATGCTACAGCCAATAGAATGGGCGTTGGCACAGACAAAGTCATGCTAAATATTCAGCGTTATGGCAACACCACCAACGGAACAATACCGTTATGCTTATGGGAGTGGGAAAATCAACTGAATAAAGGAGATAATCTTATCTTAGCAGCCTTTGGCGGAGGCTTTACCTGGGGCTCTATTTATTTAAAATGGGCATACGATAGCAAATAA
- a CDS encoding 1-deoxy-D-xylulose-5-phosphate synthase, which translates to MTLSLLENINIPQDLKQLKSSDLPQVCDELRQFIVDVVSTKGGHFGASLGVVELTVALHYIFNTPYDQLVWDVGHQAYGHKILTGRKDRFHTNRIYKGISGFPKRSESEYDTFGVGHSSTSISGALGMAVASTYKGEKDKQHIAVIGDGSMTAGLAFEGLNHAGIENSNLLVILNDNCMSIDPNVGALKEYLTDIATSHTYNKVKDDVWNLLGKISKFGPNAQAIASKLENAMKSALLKQSNYFESLNFRYFGPVDGHDVVHLSKVLNDLKDIPGPKILHCLTKKGKGYEPAEKGSPTKWHAPGLFDKNTGEIIKSVSSSPEPPKYQDVFGKTIIELAKENDKIMGVTPAMPTGCSLGMMMEEMPKRAFDVGIAEQHAVTFSAGLATQGMVPFCNIYSSFMQRAYDQVVHDVAIQNLNVVFCLDRGGLVGADGPTHHGVYDMAYFRCIPNMVVSAPMNEQELRNLMYTAQLPNQGPFSIRYPRGKGVMVDWQTPFEEIPVGQGRQLSDGDEVAILTIGHVGNFATKAIEELETYSIAHYDMRFVKPLDEKLLHQIFKKHSKVITVEDGCIQGGFGSAVIEFMADHNYQAQIKRLGIPDKYVEHGTQAELWRECDYDTQAIVETIQQIVGVKKVATTA; encoded by the coding sequence ATTACTTTGTCTTTACTAGAAAATATTAATATTCCACAAGACCTCAAACAACTTAAGTCTTCAGACTTGCCACAGGTCTGTGATGAACTTAGACAGTTCATTGTCGATGTTGTTTCTACTAAGGGAGGGCATTTTGGAGCTAGTTTAGGCGTAGTAGAACTGACGGTTGCTTTACATTATATTTTCAACACGCCCTACGACCAATTGGTTTGGGACGTTGGGCATCAGGCCTATGGACATAAAATCCTAACAGGGAGAAAAGACCGTTTTCATACCAATAGAATTTACAAAGGGATTAGTGGTTTTCCTAAGCGTTCGGAAAGCGAATACGATACTTTTGGTGTTGGTCATTCATCGACCTCTATTTCTGGGGCTTTAGGTATGGCGGTAGCCTCTACCTACAAAGGTGAAAAAGATAAACAACACATAGCTGTTATTGGTGACGGCTCTATGACGGCAGGATTGGCCTTTGAAGGTCTTAACCATGCTGGTATAGAAAACTCAAACCTACTTGTTATTCTTAATGACAATTGCATGTCCATTGACCCTAATGTAGGGGCTTTGAAAGAATACCTTACCGATATTGCTACTTCACACACCTACAACAAAGTCAAAGATGATGTTTGGAACTTACTAGGTAAAATCAGTAAGTTTGGGCCTAATGCTCAGGCCATAGCCTCCAAGCTAGAAAATGCTATGAAGTCGGCATTACTCAAGCAAAGTAACTATTTCGAGTCGTTGAATTTCAGATATTTTGGTCCTGTAGATGGTCACGATGTAGTACACCTTTCTAAGGTGCTCAATGATTTAAAAGATATTCCTGGTCCTAAAATATTGCACTGTCTGACTAAGAAAGGCAAAGGCTACGAACCAGCAGAAAAAGGTAGCCCTACCAAGTGGCATGCGCCAGGGCTATTTGATAAAAATACAGGAGAAATTATTAAAAGCGTTTCTTCAAGTCCAGAGCCACCAAAATACCAAGATGTTTTTGGTAAGACCATAATAGAGTTGGCTAAGGAAAACGATAAAATAATGGGTGTTACACCCGCTATGCCTACAGGTTGTTCTTTAGGTATGATGATGGAAGAAATGCCCAAACGTGCTTTTGATGTAGGTATTGCCGAACAACATGCCGTTACCTTTTCAGCGGGATTAGCTACACAAGGTATGGTGCCTTTTTGTAATATTTATTCTTCTTTTATGCAGAGGGCTTATGACCAAGTGGTACACGATGTAGCCATTCAAAACCTTAATGTAGTCTTTTGTTTAGATAGAGGCGGATTAGTTGGGGCAGACGGACCAACACACCACGGGGTGTATGATATGGCGTACTTCAGATGCATTCCTAATATGGTGGTTTCAGCACCTATGAATGAGCAAGAACTACGCAACCTCATGTACACAGCACAATTACCTAACCAAGGGCCTTTCTCTATCCGTTATCCTCGAGGCAAAGGCGTTATGGTAGATTGGCAGACGCCATTTGAAGAAATCCCTGTAGGACAAGGGCGACAGCTAAGCGATGGCGATGAGGTGGCTATTCTAACTATTGGGCACGTGGGTAACTTTGCTACAAAGGCCATTGAAGAATTAGAAACCTATAGTATTGCCCATTACGATATGCGTTTTGTAAAACCCTTGGACGAAAAGCTATTGCACCAAATCTTTAAAAAGCATAGCAAAGTCATTACCGTAGAAGACGGATGTATTCAAGGCGGTTTTGGTAGTGCTGTTATAGAATTTATGGCAGACCACAACTATCAAGCCCAAATCAAGCGTTTGGGTATTCCTGATAAGTATGTTGAGCACGGTACTCAAGCCGAGCTATGGCGTGAGTGCGATTACGATACACAAGCTATTGTAGAGACCATACAACAAATTGTTGGCGTCAAGAAAGTCGCTACTACAGCATAA